The genomic stretch TTTCATTTGTAATTTATGGAAATAATAATGAGAATACTCCtatttaacaattaaaataGGTAAGAGATGCAAAAAGAtgcaaaaattaatttaaacataaatatgtgaacattaattgaaataaacttCTGTTCGAAAGTTAGAGGTCAGTAagatataatgtttttaaaataagactcttatgcttaccaaggctgcatttatttgaccaaaaatacagtaaaaaactgtaatattgtaaaaaatatttacaatttagatatttctaaatgtaatttatttattcctgtaatggccaagctgaattttcagcatcattactccagtcttcagtgtcacatgatccttcagaaatcattctgatatgctgatctgctgctcaagaaacattttcttgttattatcagtgttgaaaacagtatattgtaatattgtaataatatatgttATTGGATTAATGTTattggaaaccatgatacattttttttcaggattctttgatgaatataaagttcaaaagaacatcctAATATGAGTGAAATGGCGCTGTGTTTTTAGTTATGGTTTGTCTTTATACAGTTTTAACAGTttctttatttaacataaaGACATGACCCTCAGAGTTTTAAAACGGTATTCTTTAAAAGTTAAGCATTTCATTTGTAATTTATGGAAATAATAATGAGAATACAGCACAGAAGAAAATGTATCATCTTGTCACAAATACTGCCTGAAGGTGCACAAGCAGCATATTTAAAAGCCCTATTTTCACAGGGTGTCACCTGTAATGTTTCATCATGAGCATTAGCTTTCTACATGCCACAGGCAGACGGCTAATAAATCAGTTCGACTTCACTCAAGCAAATTGGCATGAATAAAGACCACCTTCTAAATGACAGGCATTACATTACTGTGTTTTAACTTTTGAATAATTGTTACTTTTCAGCTCTCTGTAGAAAACATGTTAACAGTGAAGACATGTGTCTGTCTTCATCTCAGAGTTAGCAGGTTGATGTCCTTCCTGAACTTATGGACTCTCCTCTGAACTGTTGGATGACACTCCTAATTCTTTCCATAAGCAATACTGCACACCTTCCTCTAGGTTAATCAGAAGTCTTGGTTGCCAGGCATGTTGTCCGAAATGCATGTATTCTCTTGGTAAACTTTCCTTGGTTTCTTTACAAAGCTTCAGGGATAACATAGATACTGTAATCTTGCTGCAAAGAACTGCTCACCAGTATTCAAAACACAACCATCAGTTTTGCTGCTAACCATCAGTGTTGATTCAGCAAGGaagataaatacatttttaatgtgtttccaGTAAGTGATGTTCACAACACCAAAGAGCTCCTCCACTCAGTAAAAAGATTCAAAGGTCTGGCATTTCACCTCTGAAGTCTTTAATGTGGAGTACAGAGGAGCGGTGCATCCCTGAGACGCTCTCATAATTAGTCAGTGCCTTCTGGGAAAAATAAACGGTGTGACCATTTGTCTGGTGCAGAGAGCCCTTGGATGACAAGATAATCATTAATAATGGCTGCTAGCCTAAATCCTTGTATGAGACTTCCAGTTAGTGATGAATGAAGCCATCCACTTCACCATGGGGAAGATTGTTATATCTAGGCATTTTCAAAAATGCTTTACAGCtgttgaaatattttgaaaatgttttcaatgctttttaaaatttcattttcattttatctgTTACAGAGAACGCATTACTAAGTAATTcattactttaatttttttttaaattttcccttgaaaaagtaaagtgaGGGATTACtcaatttttctgtaatttaattacagttacatcTGATGTAAACTGCATTACTGTacactaaaaatgctgggttgagtGTATGACTATATACTCTATAtaaaatagtgctgtcaaatcgattaatcccGATTTatcgcatctaacaaaagttatatatataatgtgtataatatataatatatataatatgtgtgtgtatttatgtatgtatatatatatatatatatatatacacacacacatatacatactgtacatacatacatatatatatatatatatatatatacacacacacacatatttagaATTATAGGTGCGATTAAATGCGATTATTCAGTTTGACactaatataaaacaatagtggatttaacatcaaaatttaacaTCTAATggtaaaatgtatgtttttttaatgtaaccttctccctttaaatactttagtcagttcaagaataatttatgcaattttatattatttatttgaaagaattaaaagagcagtttcatgtctatATTGTTCAACTGGTAGAGGTTGATATGGGATAAGTAATTAGTAAAtagtaatgcaatactttttagagacattaattagtacagtaatctaattacactgttgaagatgtaattggTAGCTAGTAATTaacttttttagagtaacttaccgAACACTGGTCATGATGGCCTTTTTACAATTTCATATCTCCATATTTAtcaattaaaataagttaaaacatgcaaattaatttagataaataaaaatgtgaacatttttttaataaatacactttcgttcaaaattttggggtctaTAAGATAATTAATGTCTTTGAaaaaagtctgcatttatttgatacaaatatagttaaaacagtaatgttgtgaaatattattacaatttaaaataaattacttctaatttataatattttataatttattcttgtgatagcaaagctgtattttttttactcattacTCATTTGATCCTTCAgatccttcggaaatcattctaatatgcagatttgttgctcaagaaacatttcttattattatcaatgatgaaaacagttgtgctgtttttttgaACCATGATACACTTTTCATACacttttttaatattctttgatgaatagaaatttcaaaattaaagctgcaagcagtgatgaaagggccctcacacCCATGTCATCGCCACCTGGTGGCTATAGGAAAACAGCACAGTGGGCAgtatgcatttaagtatataaatataggaggactacgtcagtcatttgtttttgccacacttcctgctactagctggtggtgctatgactataactacattttggcatgtagatgtcttcaggccaaggcacttatcaaacatgtgaagtttgaggcagattggacattgtatgcccaagatacaacaacttcctgtttaatGGCAAAACATCGAATTTTGCCAGGCCGCCACAGACGTCACAGAAGGGCgtcttcagtgaaaactcaagatctttgcaatttaccgttgcaaaggcctttagattacactgaccaaatatgattatctgataaaatctctGGGAGGAGTTTattaaagtacaatgtctggaaatggcataaactgcaaaaattttgcagagaaaattcaaaatatcccacttcctgttgggttttcagattttgctcccagagacttttttgtaggtattgggctgttacatgcgtgtactgaatttcatacctgtacgtgaaatgtagtgtgaagggcgcttaattgaaattttgtaggtggcgctatggagccattttgccacacctaattctgaaacccatatcagacgtcaattttcaccacttctggcgtgtgtgcaaagtttcatgagttttccagcatgtttaggccctcaaaaatgtgattaatttcagagaaaaataataataggccctaataacagcatttatttgaaatacgcTTAGCCTTTCCATATTCATGTTTCTGACCTTCagtgttttcttcagtttggCCTGTGACAGTCAACTAAGCAGAACTGCAGTTACTGTGTTTTTGCAGATGTCGTTTTGTCTACACACTGGCTATATTTCTGTAGCTGACTGTATATATTTGGATGGACTAGACTGTGCCCTGACTTGTGTATATTTCTGTGAAAGTCAAACAGTGGAGCTCTGACAAACCATAATCGTTTTTACAGGGATGGTAGTTTACACAGTGTAAATGCTGTTAATTTATCATCTCCGCTGCTATTGCAATACATCAGAAATTGTGTATCTTCATAGTCCAGATTGGCGCATGACTCATCTTGTTTATTATCTTGCCTAAAAGAATGGCAACAAAAGTAGGCATTTCTTTCATCTGGATGTAGTGTTTACTACAAAAGAATACCAGCTCTATCTAGGCGTATCTAAATAAAAATCCCCAGCACTCCCAGGAAATTAGGCTCAAATGCAGTTTTCAGATTTTAAGGAATGAACCAGATAGATCTACAGTTTCTTGCTAAAGGAAGGATGTGATTTGAtatacatttttagaatgcTCCTTTAAGTAAGGGACTGATAAGAGGTGTTAAATATCAGTATATTTCATGGAAATGAGTCAAATCTCCATGAATTATGCATTATTTACATAAAGCTTTCATGAAAAGCTTATGTATTTAGATTGATGCAGGCAACTACTTTGCACtcagttattattattctaaaccacattattgtttaaatcaatatctCATTTTTTCAGCGATTGAAAGATCCCCCCGTTGCTCTATTATTCATGGGGCTCTCTATCAGACAATAGCAGGAAAAATTACCTTCCATTTTCCACACCAAAGATATCTTTCCAATTCATCACACCATGTGCCACTCAGTTAAGGCAAAATGCCTCGTGTAATTAGCTTGCTGTGCTAGTGAGGTGTGCAAACCATTCTTTCATGCTACTCCCAACAGTGGTATTATGAAAGTCAGGGTTGGTGTTACATCTATGAACAGTAGGgtttaacatttctttttgaGATAAAATCTAAATCAGAGTTTGTCTTCCAGATGGAAcaaaacatccatccatccatcccattGATCTTacgttatttaatattttatgatttatttttatctattgCAGATACACCAAAATGAAAACTGCGACCAACATCTACATCTTCAACCTTGCTTTAGCAGATGCCTTGGCAACAAGCACTCTTCCCTTCCAGAGTGTGAACTACCTGATGGGTACATGGCCTTTCGGAGACGTGCTGTGCAAGATCGTGATGTCCATTGATTACTACAACATGTTCACCAGTATCTTTACCCTCACCACTATGAGTGTCGACCGCTACATCGCTGTTTGCCACCCGGTTAAAGCCCTGGACTTCAGAACCCCCAGAAATGCCAAGATTGTCAACGTGTGTAACTGGATCCTTTCATCTGCCATCGGTCTCCCAGTCATGATCATGGCCTCCACCACTGTTGAGTACCACAGCGGCTGTACGTCTACATTCTCCAATGTAAAATTCAGATATTACTGCATGTAACGGGATAGTTCTcctgaaaatgaaatgtgtgtcatcatttactcactctcatgttgttccaaacctgaatgactttctttctgtggagcacagaagatattttaaagatatgAACTATAAAAATGAACTATTGCCTTTTTGCCATAGTTCAGTTCAAGTAGCTTTTTGTAGCaagccttagaaaaaaaacattacttgtgtgcatcttgagacaaaacaatggcgctgacatattttaaagtcccccttgTGATGAAAATCAAGTTCatatgtctatctggtgttttaatatgctttaagacaaaccatgtgcaaagtcaacaccattgctgagtattttctctttaaaactgcagtaaaccaaaggcagtctctgacgtcacaaactaccttgtaaccaatcacgtcaacgtgccggcgggctttagcatatcattaaataaccacgcaagggagtctcaaaagaaggttatcccagtatatttttctgttgatatgaaaaatcgggtagatttagcaatatggcgccGGGTGTATAATGTgtattatgatgttatgatgaattatatgcctttctccactgacgctctgagttgttcaaagcatttctaaggatactgattgttagaaggcagctgtctgactcgtgaatgtgaagatggtttgtgtaacattagcaacacattattagctgtttggtaacgtagtcaagcaaaatgctaatcacattaattaccgttatgtgtccgacgttgtaaaaagcgatttacctcagtaagttgaccgagtggatctcgtctgagctcgtgcgagtgagtggaggcggggctaattatcatattcattgaaccgtgtatattaaatgaggcaagggtgtagagttacattcaagctattttaaggcattaagattttttttcacaggaaaaatgtttaaatatgtaattttggtgatcaaaaatGAGTTTAAAGGGATAACATTTTTGACTACAGGAGGactttaagatatgtcagtgcaagttgcttttagataaatcagctcaaacatgcattttagtctgggacttggcttaagccttgtctgtgaaattgGGGGTAAGACATTTTTCTCAATACTGGAAATTGTTACTGTGGTGACACAAATTTTGCAGACACAAGAGAAGTGTTGAGGCAGAACATTTTTACTGAGTGAATTTAGATTGATGTCACTTCTAATCATTTGGGAAGAAAATCAAAAGACGGTTTAATAGCCTGCGTCTCTGAGGCTCCCTAAACAATACCTTGATGAAATAATGACTGGTGGTTTAACTGTCATCTTTGCAAATTAATTGATTTTCAAATGTCTCACTATGTTATTGTACTGAGGTATATTCTTGTTTTCACAGCGTTTACAGTCATTGACTGCACTTTGCTCTTTCCTCACCCTCCCTGGTACTGGGAGAACCTCCTGAAGATCTGCGTCTTCATCTTTGCCTTCATCATGCCCGTCCTCATCATAACCGTCTGTTACGGCTTGATGATCCTCCGCCTGAAGAGCGTGCGCATGTTGTCTGGCTCTAAGGAGAAGGACCGCAACCTACGGCGCATCACCCGCATGGTCCTGGTGGTGGTGGCGGTTTTCATCATCTGCTGGACGCCGATCCACATCTTTGTGATCATCAAGGCTCTGGTGACCATTCCCAGCTCACTCCTGCAGACCGTCACCTGGCATTTCTGCATCGCCCTCGGCTACACCAACAGCTGCCTCAATCCGGTGCTCTACGCCTTCCTGGATGAGAACTTCA from Ctenopharyngodon idella isolate HZGC_01 chromosome 13, HZGC01, whole genome shotgun sequence encodes the following:
- the oprm1 gene encoding mu-type opioid receptor, with the translated sequence METTGNISDFLYALSNPVMSNSSVFCRNFSNSSSLVNMNSSRCDRTAELDKSSTPVIVAIIITALYSIVCVLGLVGNVLVMYVIVRYTKMKTATNIYIFNLALADALATSTLPFQSVNYLMGTWPFGDVLCKIVMSIDYYNMFTSIFTLTTMSVDRYIAVCHPVKALDFRTPRNAKIVNVCNWILSSAIGLPVMIMASTTVEYHSGSFTVIDCTLLFPHPPWYWENLLKICVFIFAFIMPVLIITVCYGLMILRLKSVRMLSGSKEKDRNLRRITRMVLVVVAVFIICWTPIHIFVIIKALVTIPSSLLQTVTWHFCIALGYTNSCLNPVLYAFLDENFKRCFREFCVPSPSVLDLQNSTRTRNPQREGQSSGNTVDRTNQQV